From the Nitrospinaceae bacterium genome, the window TATAAACTTAAACAAACGTTCGGATTACAGAAAAATATTTCATTTAATCCGCAAGGCAACGGTACTCTGAACGTTTGGGAGGTGGTCAGAAAGTAGGTTGACCCGAACACCTCTCTACATTTTTTCTCATACCGCAGGGGACGTTCGTTCCCTGCGGTATGTTTGGAAATTCATGTAATTTTTTCATTCTGAATCTGATAGGGGCGTTGCATGGATGTCGTCGAAAGAAAAATAGGCCGTATATTCAGTCTTAATTTTAAGCCTGAAGAAGATTTTTACGGCAACGTGGTTAAATTCGTCAAAGAGAAAAATATCCGGGCCGGTTCGGTTTTTTTTATGGGCGCGTTTTATGAACTCGATATCATACCTGGTGTTCTGCTCCCGTCTCCCCCGATGCCGCCTCCCGATGAAACCCGTCTTCATATCGATCAATGGGTAGATGTTCAGGGGCAGGGGATTATTACCTGGCCTGACTCTTCGCCTCCTGTCCATCTTGACCAACACGCATGGACCGACGATCCGGATCCGTACATTCATCTTCATGTGACGGTAAGCGGTGGCCCAAGTAAGCCAAGGGAAGTTTATGCTGGTCATCTGTGCGATGGCAGGCTCAAGGGAATGATGATGGATATCATCGAGTTGTTGTAAAAGGAGCTATTTACTTATTTTAAGTACTTTTTTTATTTTTTAAAAGTGTAGGTCTCGGGGATAGCCCATTGCGTGGATATATAATTCGTCGGCTCTTGCAAAGCTTTATTGTCATCAAGGGCGTTCTTTTGATCGTCTTTTTCATGTTGCAAATGACAGGCGATCCGGCAGGAATTCTGATGCCTGAGGACGCCGATAAAGAAGATATTGCACAATTTAAAAAGGAAATGGGTTTTGACCTGCCGATGCATATCCAATACTTCAATTTCCTTTTTGGTTATAACGAGAGTAAGGGTGTTCTCCGAGGTGATTTTGGTTTTTCTTTCCATCAGGAACTACCTGCTCTGGGTCTCGTTTTAGGGCATTTTCCGGCTACCGCCCTTCTTGCCTTCACGTCGGTGATTTTAGCGTCTTTGATATCCATTCCTGCAGGTGTGCTTTCCGCCGTTTACCGGAATACATGGATTGACTACTTCGCTACTGTGGGGGCGATGTTGGGCCAGTCGGTGCCAGGATTCTGGCTGGGTCTTTTGTTTATTATGTTTTTTGCAGTGAAATTGGAATGGCTGCCAACGTCGGGCGCCGATGGAATTGAGTACCTTGTTCTTCCCGCTATGACAGCGGGGCTGTACGCGACGGCGCGCCTTACCCGTCTCGTGCGTTCGGGTATGCTTGAAGTGCTTGGAAGCGACTATATTCAAACGGCCCGCTCCAAGGGCCTCGTTGAGAATGTCATCGTATTTCGACATGCGTTGAAAAATGCGTCCATCCCGGTCGTTACCTTGATTGGACTTGAGCTGGGCATCCTGCTCGGCGGAACGGTTGTTGTGGAGGTGGTTTTCTCCTGGCCGGGTGTGGGGTTTCTCGTGGTGGATTCCATTCGCAACCAGGATTACCCTGTAGTGCAGGCGGCTGTGGCATTACTCGCCACCTGTTTTGTTGTCGTTAATCTCAGCGTAGATCTTCTTTATGCATGGCTCGATCCACGTATCGCATACAAATAGAAAGACAGGACAATGGCGACGGAGCAAATCGAAGCGACTGAAATAGCATTGGAAACCTGGGAGGAGGACACCCGGGGACCTTCTGATTTTTCTCTAGCGATGCGTGATTTGTCGCGTCGTCCGCCTGCGATGTTCGGATTGCTCTGTGTCGTTTTTGTGATTGTGTGGGCTTTGGTACCCCAATTGTTCGCTCCAATGGATCCGTACTTGCAAAATCTTGATCTCACTTTGAAACCTCCCGGGTATGTCAATTCTGACGGATTCACGTACTGGGCCGGAACGGATCAGTTGGGCCGCGATTTATTGAGCCGTATAATCTGGGGCTCCCGGATTTCACTTATCGTCGGGTTTGTCGCAGTCCTTTTGAGCGGGGCAATAGGGATAACGCTGGGGTTGGTTGCGGGCTTCTATGGCGGAATAGTCGATACCGTCATTAGCCGGATTATTGATATAGCGCTTTCAGTTCCGTTCATCCTGCTGGCGATGAGTATTATCGCCATCCTGGGGACGAGCCTTCAAAATGTAATACTCGCCATGGCCGTTCGCACGTGGATCGTATATGCGCGTCCGATTCGTGGAGCCGTTCTTTCGGCAAAAGAATACGAGTATATCGTAGGGGCGAGGGCCAACGGTTGCCGCACCCCCCGGATACTTATTCGTCATCTACTTCCAAATGTTCTTTCCACCGCCATCGTGATAGCCACGCTCTATCTCGGACGGATGATTATCATTGAGGCATCTTTGTCTTTCCTCGGGGTGGGTGTGCCACCGCCAACTCCCGCTTGGGGCGGTATGCTCGCAGATGGGCGCTCCTATCTCGATACCGCCTGGTGGATTGCTGTCTTTCCGGGGCTGGCGCTCATGCTGATCGTATTGGGGATAAATCTTTTCGGGGACTGGATTAGAGACGCACTTGATCCAAGAATGAAGCGGCTGGCCGATTAGTGCCAATAAATTTCTAACGGCAAGACCGTCCAAGATGAGGACAAACAACCCTTAGATGGGATGGATGAGGGCCCCTGTAAATTCACTTTTGATAGCTGACGAGCCCCGTCTTCATTGATTTGCCTGCTACCTGCTGAATTTTAGCCTCCGGGCTTGCGGCTCCATGGATCTTTTTCAATTCATAAAACTTCTAGTAATGCTTGTTAGCTCATGAGTATGTTTTGAAATTTCGTTCGACCTTTTCACATAAAGAACTGTCGTCTTGCCATAGCAAAATCGAGAGGCTTGAGAATTTGCAAATGTGTGTATGAGGAGTGTGCCGGTAAGTCGCGGCCACTAATTTCATAACTCGGCTTTTTTTGAGGAGAAATAATTATGCCCAAGATGACAGGAGCACGCTTTCTCGCTGATACGCTTCAGGCCTACGGTGTGACCCATATTTTCTTCATGCCAGGAATAGTCAAACGTGCTCTCTTTGAGATGGACGAGCGAACAAATATAGATCGTATCCTAACCCATGGAGAAAAATCGGCGGTTTACATGGCCGATGGCTATGCGCGTGCCAGCGGCCGCCCCGGAATTTGTATGGCCCAGACGGTGGGCGCATCCAACCTGGCTGCGGGCCTCAGGGACCCATATCTTGGGTGCTCTCCAGTGATTGCCATCACGGGTGGAACCGAGACCGATACCCAGTATCGTAATGTTTATCAGGAAGTCGAAGACCTCTCCATGTTTGATCCGGTTACTAAGTTCAACGTTCGGGTGGAGCAGGTCGAGCGATACCCCGACCTGCTACGGGAGGCCTTTCGGTGCGCCACCTCAGGGACTCCGGGACCTGTCCATCTGGAACTTAAGGGGCAAGGAGGTCAAATTACAGACGATGCGGAGGGGGACCTGGAAGTTTTCGTGGATGAGGCCACTACCCGGGTTCCCGCTTATCGGCCAGAGCCAGAGCCCGGGAGTATTCAAGAGGCGGCCAGGCTCCTGGCGGCGGCGAAAAGGCCAATCATCGTTGCGGGCGGCGGCGTTCGCGCATCGGGGGCGGGGGCCGAGTTGGTGGAGCTTGCCGAGAAACTCTCTATTCCCATTGCTACAGCCCTCAACGCCAAGGACACTGTTCCGCCCCAGCACCCGCTTTCGGTTGGTGTTGTGGGTGTTTACTCCCGCGAGACAGCGAACCAGGCGGTGCTGGATTCCGACCTGGTCTTCTTTATCGGGAGCAAGACCGGCGGCCAGGTGACGAATCGCTGGCGCCTCCCCCAGATTGGGACGCCTGTCATCCAGCTCGACATTAACCCCGAGGAAATTGGGCGAAACTATCCGCTGGAAGTGGGCATCATGGGGGATGCAAAGGTTAGCCTACGCAAACTTATTGATGCGGCCGATGCTTCCTCTGCCGCCTCCCGCAAGGATTGGACTGAACAACAAAAAAAATCCATGAAGGCGTGGTACGAGGAATTCGAGCCTCTTCTGAACTCGGATGCCGTTCCCATTCGCCCCGAGCGCATTTGCAAGGAGCTTACCGAGCACCTCCCCTCGGATGCGCTCCTCGTTTCGGATACCGGCCATGCGGGTATGTGGACGGGCGGTATGGTCGATCTTACCGAGCCGGGCCAGGGTTTTATTCGTTGTGCGGGCTCGCTGGGATGGGGTTTGCCTGCCGTACTGGGGGCAAAGTGTGCGCTTCCCGATAGGCCCGTTGTTCTGTTTACCGGAGACGGAGGGTTCTGGTACCACCTCTCCGAAATCGAAACGGCTGTGCGACGAAATATTAATGCTGTCATGGTGGTCAACAACAACCATGTCTTGAGCCATGGACTCCAAGGGTTGACCCAGATCGCAGGCGGCGAGCTGAATGCCAAGCATGAATTTATTTGGCATTATAATGACACCGATCTTGCAAAGGTGGCCGAATCGATGGGCGCCCTCGGTATTCGGGTGGATAAGCCCTCTGAAATTGATAGTGCCCTCGATCAGGCTTTCTCGGCGAACCGGCCCGTAGTGGTGGATGTTGCGACCGAAGTCATGGCCATGGCCCCACTTGCTATCGGATGACGAGAAGTTTTCTCTGGCGCATTTGGCAAGAGCGCCAGATGAGGCGGGTGTTTGAATCCCTCTCGGTTTTTTGATTTTGCGTCAAATTTCTAAAAAGGTGTAAGCCTGAATTTTAAGAACTACATCTATGGGAACGATATTTAAAAGAAGGGAGCAAGAGACTATGACCGAAGGACTGATACCGATCAGGAGAGTAGTTACCGGCAACGATGAGAGTGGTAAATCAAAAGTTGTTTGGGATGGCCCCGCTCCGGACACCCATCCGGCGCCGATACCCGGCAAAGGTCACACCGACCTTTGGACATGGTGGGAAACGCCTCCCCCCCTCTCCGGCGAGCGTGATGATGGAGATTTGCCCTACGATTTTCCCGGCTCCGCCGCTGGTGGACATCTTCGAGTCATCCAGGCGCGAAACCGCCCCGACGATTACGATCCGGCCAAGGATACCGAAGGCATTCCGTTTCATGAGCCCAAGGACATGCCCTCAAGAAGGCGATGGGATCGAGGCGGCGATAATTCCTTCTCCTCGGGTATGCACAAAACCGAGACGGTGGATTACGGAATCATGTTGACGGGCGAGCGCGAATTAATTCTCGATGATCACACGCTTGTGATGAAGCCGGGCGATATCGTCGTTCAGGTGGGCGCGTGGCATCAGTGGGCCAGCCCCCGTCTGGGTTGCCAGATGGCGTTCGACATGATCGCAGCGCGCTTTACAGATGGGCCCGTGGGTCTGGCGCAGGGCAACGATAAGATCGTCGAGCCCGATCTCAAGCTACCAGATGGCGTGAAGCCAGCGCGGCGGATAGTGACCATAGATAAAGAGCCGGGAAAATCCACATTGCTCGCCGATGGTCCGGCGCCCGATGTACGTTTTGATCCCGCACGGCCCGGTTTTGCATCGGCGCGGCTGTGGGTCACCGATAGCGATCCGGCGACGATTGTTATGGAGACGCTTCATTTGCCGCACACTATCGAGCCTCCGAAGAACGGAACGGTCTGCCGGGTAGTTACTTTTCCGCCGGATGATGTTTGGAAAGATAACGTCGGCGCCGCCGAAGTTGAGGCGTATTTCAGCGCAATGGGCTCGCCTGGCGCCTCCACGTATTCGGACTCTGCGCCTCATCCGTACATGCAGAAGACGCAAACCCTAGAATTTTGTTTTATCCACGAGGGTGAAATCGTATTGGTGCTCGACACCGAAGAGGTGTCCTTGAAGGCGGGTGACGTCGTGATACTGCGCGGGAGTAACCATGCCTGGAGCAACCGTTCCGGCAGCCCGGCAGTCATGACGATTTCGTCTCATGATGGGAAGTAGATGGATTAGTGTGCAGATTATTTGATTTTCGTTTTCTTGAAATTCGCTCAGATAGTTAGATGAATACTAAAAGGCTCTGGGGTGATTCTCGGGGCCTTTTAGTTTCACTGGTTTTCGAAGAAAGATGGATGGCCGATTTGGTTTTACAAATTTCAGAGATGCGATTTCGAGTCTTAAGGACGGGAAAATTAGTTTGTTAAGCTAACTTTCGTCTAAACCAACAAACCTTCTCTAGCAGACCCGCTCGGCCCACTTGTTCATCGCCGCCTCGTTCAATTCAACTCCAAAACCGGGTCTGTCTGAAAGCGTAAGCCAGCCTTCTTTAAGCTCGGGCGTTCCGTCGAAAAGCTCGAACCAGACCGGATCGCGCTCGGGGTCGGCATGGCTCTCGCAAATATAGCCCGCCGGGCTGGCGGCTATGCAGTGGGCATGAATTTGCGGGTCGTGGTGCGGCATGAACTGGATGTGTGCCAACTCGGCGGCCGTCATGATTTTTCGACTTCCTGTGACGCCCTCGAATTTCGTTGCGTCAAACTGGATAATGTCCACCGAATTGTCATCGATCAAGCGAAGGCAATCGTACAGGTTCATTTCACCGTGCCCATCCGCAATCGGAATCGGACAATCAGCCTTGAGGCGGGGCAGGGTGTGTTTCGCCTCGCGCCAACAGATTGGCTCCTCAATCCACGCCAAATCGAAATCAGTCAGATGCTGTACGCCTTCCTTGGCCGCGGCATAGTCCCAGGCGCCGTTTACATCTACGGCGAGCAGACACTCGGGCCCGATTGCCTTCCTTACACCAGCAACGCGAGACATATCTTCTTCAAGCGTCATTGCGCCAATTTTCATCTTGAAGCCCCGATGTCCCATTTCATAATAACGGCCGACCTCATCGACAAGCTCGGCGACGTCTTTTCCATCGCGGTAGTAGCCGCCACCGGCATAGGTGCGGGCACGGCCTTCCAATCCCCCCAGGAGCTTGTAGAGTGGAAGGCCCGCCGCCTTCCCCATGATGTCCCACAGCGCATTGTCGATGGTCGCTGCGGCCGTGATGATATGGTCGCGCGGCCAGCCGCTGTCGTGGGAAATCCGGTGGTAGGTGGTGCCAAGGGTTTTCTTCAGCACCCGCTCGGGGCGAAGGGGGTCTTCTCCCAGAATGAGGTCGCCAAAGCCCCGCTTGAATATTTCGGCCACCTCGCTTACGCGTCCCGAGGCGGTGCCGAGACCGACGCCGGTGATGCCCTCGTCGGTCATGATTTTGACGACAAGCTCGTTCACCGAGAGGACTGGCCTGAGGCTTAGCCAGAATTCGCGTTCGGGCTGGGGGGCCGAGAGAAAATAAACTTCAACGCTCGTTATCTTCATATCAATTTCACTCGGCTACTACAGGATTGCGCAAAATGCCGAGAAGGGGCGATTCCACTTCCGCCACACCCCCTACTTTGAGCAGGTGCGCCTCGCCGCCTTCCCTGAAAATGGCGCAGCCCTCCGGGGTCCCCGTCGAGACGAGATCGCCCGGCTCTAGAGTCATCTTCGAAAGGTGAGAGATGATATGCGGAATATCGAAAATCATGTTCGAGAGGCTCTGGCGCTGAAGCTCGAAGCCATCCACCCGACCAATAATATCCATGTTCTGGGGATCGTCGATCTCATCGGAGGTGACGATCCAGGGCCCGATGGCGTTCGTTGCATCAAGACTTTTGCACAAGAAAAGCCCGCCTCTGGCATCGTCATCCTGAATGTCGCGAGCCGTCACATCGTTGTAGAGGGTGTAGCCCATGATGACATCGAAAGCATTTTCGCGGGGCACGTTCTTGCACCGCTCGCCAATTATCATGACGATTTCAGCCTCGGAGTCGAGTTTGCTCGTCAGTGGTGGGTAGATGATTGGTTCATCGGGTCCGATCATGGTCGAGGTGAAGCGGGGGGCCAGAGGAATTTGAGCCGGCATGGCGCTTCCCGATTCTGCTAGATGTTTATGGAAATTTCGCCCGGCGTGGACAAACTTACGCGGCCGCGGGACCGGCGCCCTGAGGTGTACAGAGGCGAGCGGGTGGGTGGACGCCGTGTGGCCTCCCGATTCTGCCTCGCTGGCAAGTTTGCGTGCAATCTCAAGACCCGCCTTACCTTTTTCGATGAAGAGCACCATGTCGGAGGGGATGTCGAGCGAGGCAGAGGCCAGATCGAGAATCCTGTCTGAACTTAAAACCACACCGATAGTTTCTCTCGTTGTTCCGTTTTCCGGGATATCCATCGTTACAAGCTTCATGAAAGCTCTCCGTGAAAAGTGAGACTGCGCGGATTAATAGTAATGAAAAGTTGTGATAAATGTCGGGGTTCATCCTAAGATGCGGGGCGGCTCTATACAAGCTCGATTGGCAAAATAAGCTCGATTGGCAAAGCTCGTTTATATTCGGTCGTGTCCTCGCTTATGCCGGGCAAATCGGTATATATTCCGCCAATGTCTAATTTATTTTCTTCAATCGGTCTGGCGGAAATTCTCGCACTCAGCTCCTCGCTGACGTACTCATTCACATTTATTTTCTTGCGCCAGGGACTTCGCAGCGGCTCTCCCCTGGCCGGTGTTTTAACCATGGGCGCCATTGTTGGTTCCGTGGGCCTGATTGCCGCCGCCTCTCGGGGCACGCTCCAGACATCGACGCTTACACCAATACTCTGGTTTGCCTTGGCGGGTTGTGTGGGGCAGGGAGTTGGACAGATGGCCTCGTTCACCGGCATTCAGCGTATGGGCGTCAGTCGCGCTGCGCCGATACAGGGGTCGGCCCCGATTTGGGCCATTTTGCTTGCTGTGCTCATTTTGGGAGAAAAGCCCGGTCTTTTTGTTTGGGTGGGGGCGGCGTGTGTCGTCACCGGCGTTGGTTTGCTCTCTAAGCCCAAAGAAGGCGAGG encodes:
- a CDS encoding ABC transporter permease — its product is MRDLSRRPPAMFGLLCVVFVIVWALVPQLFAPMDPYLQNLDLTLKPPGYVNSDGFTYWAGTDQLGRDLLSRIIWGSRISLIVGFVAVLLSGAIGITLGLVAGFYGGIVDTVISRIIDIALSVPFILLAMSIIAILGTSLQNVILAMAVRTWIVYARPIRGAVLSAKEYEYIVGARANGCRTPRILIRHLLPNVLSTAIVIATLYLGRMIIIEASLSFLGVGVPPPTPAWGGMLADGRSYLDTAWWIAVFPGLALMLIVLGINLFGDWIRDALDPRMKRLAD
- a CDS encoding mandelate racemase/muconate lactonizing enzyme family protein; the encoded protein is MKITSVEVYFLSAPQPEREFWLSLRPVLSVNELVVKIMTDEGITGVGLGTASGRVSEVAEIFKRGFGDLILGEDPLRPERVLKKTLGTTYHRISHDSGWPRDHIITAAATIDNALWDIMGKAAGLPLYKLLGGLEGRARTYAGGGYYRDGKDVAELVDEVGRYYEMGHRGFKMKIGAMTLEEDMSRVAGVRKAIGPECLLAVDVNGAWDYAAAKEGVQHLTDFDLAWIEEPICWREAKHTLPRLKADCPIPIADGHGEMNLYDCLRLIDDNSVDIIQFDATKFEGVTGSRKIMTAAELAHIQFMPHHDPQIHAHCIAASPAGYICESHADPERDPVWFELFDGTPELKEGWLTLSDRPGFGVELNEAAMNKWAERVC
- a CDS encoding cupin domain-containing protein; the protein is MTEGLIPIRRVVTGNDESGKSKVVWDGPAPDTHPAPIPGKGHTDLWTWWETPPPLSGERDDGDLPYDFPGSAAGGHLRVIQARNRPDDYDPAKDTEGIPFHEPKDMPSRRRWDRGGDNSFSSGMHKTETVDYGIMLTGERELILDDHTLVMKPGDIVVQVGAWHQWASPRLGCQMAFDMIAARFTDGPVGLAQGNDKIVEPDLKLPDGVKPARRIVTIDKEPGKSTLLADGPAPDVRFDPARPGFASARLWVTDSDPATIVMETLHLPHTIEPPKNGTVCRVVTFPPDDVWKDNVGAAEVEAYFSAMGSPGASTYSDSAPHPYMQKTQTLEFCFIHEGEIVLVLDTEEVSLKAGDVVILRGSNHAWSNRSGSPAVMTISSHDGK
- a CDS encoding fumarylacetoacetate hydrolase family protein, translated to MKLVTMDIPENGTTRETIGVVLSSDRILDLASASLDIPSDMVLFIEKGKAGLEIARKLASEAESGGHTASTHPLASVHLRAPVPRPRKFVHAGRNFHKHLAESGSAMPAQIPLAPRFTSTMIGPDEPIIYPPLTSKLDSEAEIVMIIGERCKNVPRENAFDVIMGYTLYNDVTARDIQDDDARGGLFLCKSLDATNAIGPWIVTSDEIDDPQNMDIIGRVDGFELQRQSLSNMIFDIPHIISHLSKMTLEPGDLVSTGTPEGCAIFREGGEAHLLKVGGVAEVESPLLGILRNPVVAE
- a CDS encoding ABC transporter permease — encoded protein: MRGYIIRRLLQSFIVIKGVLLIVFFMLQMTGDPAGILMPEDADKEDIAQFKKEMGFDLPMHIQYFNFLFGYNESKGVLRGDFGFSFHQELPALGLVLGHFPATALLAFTSVILASLISIPAGVLSAVYRNTWIDYFATVGAMLGQSVPGFWLGLLFIMFFAVKLEWLPTSGADGIEYLVLPAMTAGLYATARLTRLVRSGMLEVLGSDYIQTARSKGLVENVIVFRHALKNASIPVVTLIGLELGILLGGTVVVEVVFSWPGVGFLVVDSIRNQDYPVVQAAVALLATCFVVVNLSVDLLYAWLDPRIAYK
- a CDS encoding thiamine pyrophosphate-binding protein, which produces MPKMTGARFLADTLQAYGVTHIFFMPGIVKRALFEMDERTNIDRILTHGEKSAVYMADGYARASGRPGICMAQTVGASNLAAGLRDPYLGCSPVIAITGGTETDTQYRNVYQEVEDLSMFDPVTKFNVRVEQVERYPDLLREAFRCATSGTPGPVHLELKGQGGQITDDAEGDLEVFVDEATTRVPAYRPEPEPGSIQEAARLLAAAKRPIIVAGGGVRASGAGAELVELAEKLSIPIATALNAKDTVPPQHPLSVGVVGVYSRETANQAVLDSDLVFFIGSKTGGQVTNRWRLPQIGTPVIQLDINPEEIGRNYPLEVGIMGDAKVSLRKLIDAADASSAASRKDWTEQQKKSMKAWYEEFEPLLNSDAVPIRPERICKELTEHLPSDALLVSDTGHAGMWTGGMVDLTEPGQGFIRCAGSLGWGLPAVLGAKCALPDRPVVLFTGDGGFWYHLSEIETAVRRNINAVMVVNNNHVLSHGLQGLTQIAGGELNAKHEFIWHYNDTDLAKVAESMGALGIRVDKPSEIDSALDQAFSANRPVVVDVATEVMAMAPLAIG
- a CDS encoding DUF296 domain-containing protein; the protein is MDVVERKIGRIFSLNFKPEEDFYGNVVKFVKEKNIRAGSVFFMGAFYELDIIPGVLLPSPPMPPPDETRLHIDQWVDVQGQGIITWPDSSPPVHLDQHAWTDDPDPYIHLHVTVSGGPSKPREVYAGHLCDGRLKGMMMDIIELL